The Nitrospirota bacterium genome includes the window CCCTGTGAAACGGCAGGGGGGGTCATGCAAAAGAAAAAACCGCCTAATCTCCCGATTGAGTACAGATTTTTATATTTTTCGTCTATCTCCTTAAAATTTCTCTGCAACTGTGTTTCGTAATCAAGGTCGTATAGCGGCATGGAGTTACCAAGCCTGATCACCATTGACTTACGCAGGTCGATGGCTTTAAATATCCCTGCTCTTTCTATATCTGACACACACCTGTCAACAAGTTGAACATCCGTCATGGCCGCACTCTCCGTTGTCTCATGAATTGTAAGACATATCCCCTCTTTAGCGTCAGGAGTCTTATCGCCAAAAATGTTTGAGGGATAATAAACCCGCTTAAATATAAATGAGGGCTCAGTGTAGTAAACATACAGCATAGGTCTATTTTTGAGGTGTTTTTGCTCATAGGTCAGAAATACGTTTGTTATATCGGCATAATGGAAATTCAGAGAGTCATTACCCAACACCTTGTTTAATTGATTTGCTGAAGCAGTCCAAACGACATTTTCAACACTGTACCTGTTGCCGCCGGTAATTACAGCAGTTATTTGATCCTCAGTTTTTTCAAACTCTAACTGTTTACAATTTAAAACTAACTCGCCTCCCGCTTCTTTATATCGTTGCAGGAGTTTATCCGGAATTGATTGAAAACCATTAGCCGGATACACATACTTTTTGCGCATAGCGTTAAAGATGTACTTAATTTTATGCAGGATACCGCCAACGTGGGGGTCTTTAAAGGGTTCCTTACGGTGACGGATGTCTCTGTCCACCCTTGCTATCCAGTCGGCGTGTACTAAATGGCCGGGCATAAGGGCTTTTTTGTAAATCATAGGACCAAGCACCTCGTTATAATAAACAGGGCCGAATTTTGCCGTTATGTCTGACTCTGCCGATATCAGCTCTTTTGGGTTTACATGTCCTTTTTTAAGATATGACTGAAGTATCTGTTTTTTTATGGTCCATGGGTAAAACAATAATTCTAAAAAACCTGCCGGCATGGTCCATGACTTTTTACCGGTAACTATACCAAATTTCCATATTCTGGTAATCAAAGGCTCATTTTTTAGCAGATCGAAAATGAAATCCTCTGCCTCAGCTCCGGGATTAGGAAACAGCACGTGAGGGCCTAAGTCAAATATAATATCATCAAGCGTTAATGAGCGGCACTGTCCGCCTGCCACACCCTCTTTCTCCACTATTAAGCATCTTTTACCGGCTTTAGCCAGCAGATATCCGGCAGTGAGCCCGGCCACACCTGCTCCCACTATCAGAGTCAAATCCCGCTTATTTTCCATAACACCGCTCACAAGACGAATAGAGGTTAACACAGCAGTTGCATCAGTGTCAAACGAGGCAAACAACAGCGTACCCCCAGATCTGTTTTAACTGATTTTTACCTATTGACAATTTCTGGTTTTAGTGTTATAAAATATGACAAGAGTCGCAGTAAATGATTACACTATTCTATTGAGGGGGCAATGTTTTGATCAGCGAAAATGACAGAGAAAGTGCTTTATTGTATGTTGAACTGAGCTCAGTCAGGAGGCATTTTATCTTTGCTTCTTTTGCTACGATAATAATTACGTTTATAGTTATGTACTATTTGGATCCGGTATTATCCGAATATACCGTCAAAACTTTTAATATTAAAGAAAACGCAGCAGAAACCATCAATAACGCACTGTGGTTTCTTATCATTTTCTTCTTAATGTATTTTGTAAACAACTATGCGCTAAAGATGGCCTCTGACAAGGGTAAGAAAAGGATGGAGGATGAAACTGGAAAAACAGATCATTGTTACCAGTTGATGACAACCAAGTTAAGCAATTATTTTACCTCACAAAGGCAATTAACCAAACTTGCAAACGCTCAGATGGAGGACATTGTTAAATCCACGGATTCCGCATCTTTTGAGATAATTTCCCATCTTAAATCTATTGATGAGTCAATAACTGAGATGCTTCAGACTCTTTCCAGACTTAGAAGCGAATCTGAAGAGCTGTCGGATGAGTCCCGCACTACTATAGAAAAAA containing:
- a CDS encoding FAD-dependent oxidoreductase, with the translated sequence MFASFDTDATAVLTSIRLVSGVMENKRDLTLIVGAGVAGLTAGYLLAKAGKRCLIVEKEGVAGGQCRSLTLDDIIFDLGPHVLFPNPGAEAEDFIFDLLKNEPLITRIWKFGIVTGKKSWTMPAGFLELLFYPWTIKKQILQSYLKKGHVNPKELISAESDITAKFGPVYYNEVLGPMIYKKALMPGHLVHADWIARVDRDIRHRKEPFKDPHVGGILHKIKYIFNAMRKKYVYPANGFQSIPDKLLQRYKEAGGELVLNCKQLEFEKTEDQITAVITGGNRYSVENVVWTASANQLNKVLGNDSLNFHYADITNVFLTYEQKHLKNRPMLYVYYTEPSFIFKRVYYPSNIFGDKTPDAKEGICLTIHETTESAAMTDVQLVDRCVSDIERAGIFKAIDLRKSMVIRLGNSMPLYDLDYETQLQRNFKEIDEKYKNLYSIGRLGGFFFCMTPPAVSQGIKLAKSLLKKGVSTT